From a single Chitinophaga sp. Cy-1792 genomic region:
- a CDS encoding superoxide dismutase, translating to MNKREFIKLTGLAGAAVLSGPLSSLATTAAPVKTNAADPKAPFVLPPLTYGYDALEPNIDKLTMEIHHDKHHGAYVKNLNDAVNNTPYASLTLEQILNKVTTNPADKAIRNNGGGHYNHSLFWTLLSPEKTTPSDKLKAAINKDFGSWEAFQTKFNDAAKTVFGSGWAWVIVTKDKKLAITSTPNQDNPLMTNIVTDKGAPILALDVWEHAYYLHYQNKRPDYINAFWNVINWNEVDKRYKAAIG from the coding sequence ATGAACAAAAGAGAATTTATCAAGCTTACCGGCCTCGCCGGCGCCGCTGTACTGAGCGGTCCGCTCAGTAGTCTGGCGACTACCGCAGCTCCTGTGAAAACTAATGCTGCTGATCCTAAAGCCCCATTCGTTTTACCTCCACTGACTTATGGCTATGACGCCCTGGAGCCTAACATCGACAAACTCACCATGGAAATCCATCATGATAAACACCATGGCGCCTATGTCAAAAATCTTAATGATGCAGTGAATAATACACCTTATGCATCGCTTACCCTCGAACAGATCCTGAACAAAGTTACCACCAATCCTGCCGACAAAGCAATCCGTAACAACGGTGGCGGTCACTACAATCACTCCCTTTTCTGGACACTCCTGTCGCCAGAGAAAACAACCCCTTCCGATAAACTGAAAGCCGCTATCAATAAAGATTTTGGATCATGGGAAGCCTTCCAGACCAAATTCAACGACGCAGCAAAAACAGTATTCGGTTCAGGCTGGGCATGGGTAATCGTTACAAAAGATAAAAAACTGGCAATAACAAGCACCCCTAACCAGGATAACCCGTTGATGACTAATATCGTAACGGATAAAGGAGCACCAATACTGGCCCTGGATGTATGGGAACATGCCTATTATCTCCATTACCAGAATAAACGTCCTGACTATATCAACGCATTCTGGAATGTTATCAACTGGAATGAAGTGGACAAAAGATACAAAGCTGCTATCGGCTGA
- a CDS encoding ThiF family adenylyltransferase, with protein sequence MSIILEEALAAGNKDNNERKVVFYHLQQPAQKAALEALLKQHPHICVYDAFTAQLAELIKLRNPTQRLTDQQIQEHIREYLGSTPAAQLGVWVYYPWSYRLVHILDEAEFIELRTSRNQQKITTAERNKLAGKKIGVIGLSVGQSVALALAMERLCGELRIADFDTLDLSNMNRIRTGVHNVGTRKTVLVAREIAEIDPFIVVRCYDEGITDDNIDGFLTENGKLDILVEECDGLDVKILARLKARAQGIPVLMDTSDRGMVDVERFDVHPDLPILHGRVPATLTPAEVRSMEGPARMALVDSIVNFSALSPKMQLSLQEIGKTITTWPQLASAVMLGGAAIAHVCREISLGSDIHSGRYYVDLEQIFKTSK encoded by the coding sequence ATGAGCATAATACTAGAAGAGGCTTTAGCAGCAGGCAACAAGGATAATAACGAAAGAAAGGTAGTTTTTTATCACCTGCAGCAGCCAGCACAAAAAGCTGCATTAGAAGCACTGCTAAAACAGCACCCCCACATCTGTGTTTACGACGCCTTTACGGCACAGCTCGCGGAACTGATCAAACTCCGCAACCCTACCCAACGACTCACCGATCAGCAAATCCAGGAACATATCAGGGAATATCTTGGCAGCACACCAGCCGCGCAACTTGGCGTTTGGGTGTATTATCCCTGGTCTTACCGACTGGTGCACATATTGGATGAGGCTGAATTTATCGAACTCCGTACCAGCAGAAATCAGCAGAAAATAACTACCGCAGAAAGGAATAAACTGGCAGGTAAGAAAATTGGCGTGATAGGATTATCCGTTGGGCAGAGCGTGGCATTGGCACTGGCCATGGAGCGGCTCTGTGGCGAGTTACGTATTGCTGACTTTGATACCCTCGACCTCAGCAATATGAACCGTATCCGTACGGGCGTACATAATGTTGGTACACGTAAAACGGTACTGGTAGCCAGAGAAATTGCAGAAATAGATCCTTTCATCGTTGTTCGTTGTTATGATGAAGGTATTACTGACGATAACATTGATGGATTCCTTACTGAAAACGGTAAACTGGACATACTGGTAGAAGAATGCGATGGCCTGGATGTAAAGATCCTCGCCCGCCTGAAAGCCAGAGCACAGGGTATCCCGGTGTTAATGGATACCAGCGACAGAGGCATGGTTGATGTGGAAAGGTTTGATGTCCATCCTGATTTACCTATCTTGCATGGAAGAGTGCCTGCAACACTGACCCCTGCAGAAGTACGTAGCATGGAGGGACCTGCCCGCATGGCACTGGTAGATAGTATCGTCAATTTTAGCGCGTTATCCCCTAAAATGCAATTGTCATTGCAGGAAATCGGGAAAACCATCACCACCTGGCCACAGCTGGCGTCAGCTGTTATGCTGGGAGGAGCAGCCATCGCACATGTCTGCAGAGAAATTTCCCTGGGTAGCGACATTCATTCCGGCCGATATTATGTAGACCTGGAACAAATTTTCAAAACATCAAAGTGA
- a CDS encoding 7TM diverse intracellular signaling domain-containing protein — translation MRHLIQPVYYKFVCLLLLVTSFSLPAWADTINISNNYPIQLAEYGQLEYLLDPPGKLEFKDILHDGKFLKLQKQIPNFGITKDAIWLRFTVQNTTSEGELMFDVTYPILDLIDLYYPDKNGHFQMIPGGELRPYNKRPVNHQNFVYNIKIPQGTAQTFYLRIQSREAVLVPIYIGTAREIYNKLYNDDLLLSIYIGIILVMIFYNTFIFFSVRDWSYFYYIIYIFFVGLAQVCLQGFGYRFFWNNNIFITEQSVLWAGALSGISVLVFVQNFLHVKEKAPWAYRIFTLFIIVYSSTIVMSLLGYFSIAYAVIDFLAITGVSFILLFAVSQAFRHSKPARIFVLAWTIFILAVIVFVLKDIGIIPYNIFTSHILVIGSGMEVVLLSFALADKINTFKAEKEASQALALQISKENEQLVREQNIILEAKVQERTEELQNSNKDLNIALTNLKDTQTRLVEKEKMASLGQLTAGIAHEINNPINFVTSNIKPLKMDIADLRSLLNRYDDLKTSPDIQQELSSIEKFKREIDIDYIHEEISSLIKGIEDGAARTAEIVKGLRTFSRLDESDVKSIDIHEGLDSTLVLLRNGIPSNVNIIKHYSELPKIECYAGKVNQVFMNILSNSLNAIKTKKEQTDHESITISTKQEGEFVVITIKDTGIGMSAEVKEKIFDPFFTTKDVGEGTGLGLSIVFSIIEKHRGKIIVNSAPGEGAEFIIYLPLDLSSHL, via the coding sequence ATGCGACATCTGATCCAACCGGTATATTATAAATTCGTATGCCTGTTACTGTTAGTAACATCTTTCTCTTTACCAGCTTGGGCAGATACCATTAATATTTCAAATAATTATCCCATCCAGCTGGCTGAATACGGCCAGCTGGAATATTTATTAGATCCTCCCGGGAAACTGGAATTCAAGGATATCCTTCATGACGGCAAGTTCCTGAAATTACAGAAACAGATTCCCAACTTCGGCATCACCAAAGACGCCATATGGTTGCGGTTCACCGTACAGAACACCACCTCTGAAGGAGAACTGATGTTTGACGTCACCTACCCTATTCTCGATCTCATCGACCTTTACTATCCTGATAAGAACGGGCATTTCCAGATGATTCCCGGTGGTGAATTAAGACCCTACAACAAAAGACCTGTTAATCACCAGAATTTCGTTTATAATATTAAAATCCCGCAGGGCACTGCACAAACATTTTACCTGCGCATACAAAGCCGGGAAGCAGTACTGGTGCCCATCTACATCGGTACCGCCAGAGAAATCTATAACAAGCTATATAATGACGATCTGCTGTTGTCTATCTACATCGGTATTATTCTCGTCATGATCTTCTATAATACCTTTATCTTCTTCTCTGTACGCGACTGGAGCTATTTCTACTATATCATATATATCTTCTTTGTTGGTCTGGCACAGGTATGTCTGCAAGGCTTTGGCTACCGGTTTTTCTGGAACAACAATATCTTCATTACCGAGCAAAGTGTGCTGTGGGCGGGGGCTTTATCGGGTATCTCCGTGTTGGTATTCGTACAAAACTTCCTGCATGTAAAGGAAAAAGCGCCATGGGCCTATCGGATATTTACCCTGTTCATCATCGTCTATTCCAGTACTATAGTGATGAGCTTACTGGGTTATTTCAGTATAGCCTATGCCGTTATAGATTTCCTGGCAATTACCGGCGTCAGCTTTATTCTGCTGTTTGCCGTATCACAGGCCTTCCGACATTCCAAGCCGGCAAGAATCTTTGTACTGGCCTGGACCATCTTCATTCTGGCGGTGATTGTATTTGTATTGAAAGATATCGGCATTATCCCCTATAACATTTTCACGAGCCATATCCTGGTGATCGGATCAGGTATGGAAGTCGTATTACTGTCGTTTGCACTGGCAGATAAAATCAATACTTTTAAAGCAGAGAAAGAGGCCTCTCAGGCGCTCGCACTGCAGATTTCCAAGGAAAATGAGCAACTGGTAAGAGAGCAGAATATTATCCTGGAAGCGAAGGTACAGGAGCGTACGGAAGAGTTGCAGAACAGTAACAAGGACCTGAATATTGCCCTCACCAACCTGAAAGATACCCAGACAAGGCTGGTAGAAAAGGAAAAGATGGCATCCCTCGGTCAGCTGACCGCCGGTATTGCCCATGAAATCAATAACCCTATCAATTTCGTTACTTCCAATATCAAGCCATTAAAGATGGATATAGCAGACCTCAGAAGCCTGCTGAACCGCTACGACGACCTGAAAACCAGTCCGGATATTCAACAGGAACTCAGCAGTATTGAAAAGTTCAAACGGGAAATTGATATTGATTATATTCACGAGGAGATTTCTTCCCTGATAAAAGGGATTGAGGACGGGGCTGCCAGAACAGCTGAAATTGTGAAAGGGCTACGTACCTTTAGCAGACTGGACGAGAGTGATGTGAAATCAATTGATATTCACGAAGGTTTGGATTCCACGTTGGTATTGCTGCGTAACGGCATACCTTCCAATGTCAACATCATCAAACACTACAGTGAGTTACCCAAGATAGAGTGCTATGCAGGAAAGGTGAACCAGGTATTTATGAATATCCTGTCGAACTCACTCAATGCCATTAAAACCAAAAAAGAGCAGACAGATCACGAATCGATCACCATCTCTACCAAACAGGAAGGTGAATTTGTTGTTATTACAATTAAAGATACCGGTATTGGTATGTCTGCAGAGGTAAAAGAAAAAATATTTGATCCGTTTTTTACTACTAAGGATGTCGGCGAAGGAACGGGCTTAGGACTTTCCATTGTATTTAGCATCATTGAGAAGCACAGGGGTAAAATTATCGTGAATTCAGCCCCTGGAGAGGGTGCAGAATTTATTATATATTTACCGCTGGACCTTTCAAGTCACCTGTAG
- a CDS encoding ATP-binding protein: MKENRIRILYIDDEIHNLNAFKAAFRRSYEIYTATSAQEGKLLLKEIMVHIIIADQKMPVSTGVEFFNEIKDVLPDPMRILLTGYTDVDDIIDAINKGHIFSYIKKPWDEHELHRTINNAYEIYATRRQLKEKIAELEKTNDELNRFIYSTSHDLRSPLMSVLGIINLSRLDNSVTDPNGYLNMVETCVLKLDGFIQKIIEYYRNSRLEVEHEKIEFTNLLSDCITVFQPQNTDIRFQTQVEQHMDFRGDTFRISVILNNLISNAVKYQKPDEANPMVHLSVKVEPHKATIWIRDNGIGILSEHLNNIFKMFFRSKNNNKPGSGIGLYIVKEALTKIGGTINVESKYGEGTQFEITIPNRNEFDT; the protein is encoded by the coding sequence ATGAAAGAGAACCGAATCAGAATTTTATACATCGATGATGAGATCCATAACCTGAACGCTTTTAAGGCTGCTTTCCGAAGAAGTTATGAGATCTATACGGCTACGTCTGCCCAGGAAGGCAAGCTGCTGTTGAAGGAGATAATGGTGCATATCATTATCGCCGATCAGAAGATGCCCGTATCTACAGGGGTAGAGTTTTTTAATGAGATAAAGGACGTATTGCCCGACCCGATGCGTATCCTGCTTACAGGGTATACAGATGTCGATGATATCATCGATGCGATCAACAAAGGACATATCTTCTCCTACATAAAAAAACCATGGGATGAGCATGAGCTGCATCGCACGATCAACAATGCCTATGAGATCTATGCTACCAGAAGGCAGTTGAAAGAAAAGATAGCAGAACTGGAAAAAACGAATGATGAACTGAACAGGTTTATCTATTCCACTTCCCATGACCTCCGTTCTCCGCTGATGTCTGTACTGGGTATTATTAATCTTTCCAGACTGGATAACAGTGTGACCGATCCTAACGGATACCTGAACATGGTAGAAACCTGTGTATTGAAACTCGATGGTTTTATCCAGAAAATAATCGAATATTACAGGAATTCACGGCTGGAAGTAGAGCATGAAAAGATAGAATTTACTAACCTGCTCAGCGACTGTATCACTGTTTTTCAACCGCAGAACACGGATATACGTTTTCAGACGCAGGTGGAGCAGCATATGGATTTCCGGGGAGATACCTTCCGTATCAGCGTTATACTGAACAATCTGATTTCCAATGCTGTTAAATACCAAAAACCAGATGAGGCCAATCCGATGGTACATCTTTCTGTAAAGGTAGAACCACACAAAGCTACCATCTGGATAAGGGATAATGGCATAGGCATCTTGAGCGAGCATTTGAATAATATCTTCAAAATGTTCTTCCGGTCGAAGAATAACAACAAGCCTGGTAGTGGAATCGGGTTATATATCGTTAAGGAGGCATTGACCAAAATTGGCGGTACCATTAACGTCGAGTCCAAATACGGAGAAGGCACTCAATTTGAAATTACTATTCCAAACAGAAATGAATTCGATACCTGA
- a CDS encoding two-component system response regulator, translating into MNSIPDLRVILIDDNEIDLLLHEKLITLQQISRTVLSFLNPNKALEFLSSNISLPRIPPTVILLDIQMPEMDGFEFLQAFDSYPQKIKSQCHIIMVSSTLDYSDITRTNANPLVTKLLRKPLLLKELKETVEGIFKDFV; encoded by the coding sequence ATGAATTCGATACCTGATCTGAGAGTCATATTGATCGACGACAATGAAATTGATCTGTTGCTGCATGAGAAATTAATCACTTTGCAACAGATCAGCAGAACCGTGCTCTCGTTTCTGAATCCGAATAAAGCGCTGGAATTCCTGTCCAGCAATATTTCCCTGCCGCGTATCCCTCCTACTGTCATCCTGCTGGATATTCAGATGCCGGAAATGGATGGATTTGAATTTTTGCAGGCATTCGATAGTTATCCACAAAAGATAAAGTCACAGTGCCATATCATTATGGTATCTTCTACACTGGATTATAGCGATATTACCCGTACCAATGCCAATCCGCTCGTAACAAAATTACTCCGCAAACCCTTACTGCTGAAGGAACTTAAGGAAACAGTAGAAGGAATTTTCAAAGATTTTGTATAA
- a CDS encoding YdeI family protein, whose amino-acid sequence MKPTFFATPKDFRDWLHKNHLKETELLVGFFKTGSGKPSITWPESVDQAICFGWIDGVRKTIDEHSYTIRFTPRKAGSIWSAINIAKVASLQEKGLMFPAGIAIFEKRKTDNTKKYSFEQDKENVKLTPAHEKAFKANKVAWKFFTSQAAGYQHQVTWYIQSAKQEATREKRLQEAIEFSAREEKVERFIKYHKKK is encoded by the coding sequence ATGAAACCTACATTTTTCGCTACACCAAAGGATTTTCGTGACTGGCTGCACAAAAATCATCTCAAAGAAACAGAACTACTCGTGGGATTTTTCAAAACAGGTAGTGGTAAACCCAGTATTACCTGGCCTGAATCTGTAGACCAGGCGATCTGTTTCGGCTGGATTGATGGTGTGAGAAAAACGATCGATGAACATAGCTATACCATCCGTTTTACACCACGTAAGGCCGGCAGCATATGGAGCGCCATAAATATCGCTAAGGTGGCCAGCTTACAGGAAAAAGGGCTCATGTTCCCGGCAGGCATCGCGATCTTCGAAAAGCGAAAAACAGATAATACAAAGAAATATTCCTTTGAGCAGGATAAGGAAAACGTGAAGCTGACACCAGCACATGAAAAGGCTTTCAAAGCCAATAAGGTTGCCTGGAAATTTTTCACTTCCCAGGCAGCAGGATATCAACACCAGGTAACGTGGTACATACAAAGCGCCAAGCAGGAGGCTACCCGTGAAAAGCGGCTACAGGAAGCCATTGAGTTCTCAGCCAGGGAGGAGAAGGTGGAGCGGTTTATAAAATATCACAAGAAAAAATAA
- a CDS encoding VOC family protein, translated as MATLEPYLSFNGNCADAMSFYKSALGGQLMIMLVKDSPAKDQIPEEYHNQVMHAILKGSGFNLMASDNMSADKTVTGTNVSLTFNLEDIEDAETIFKSLSNGGKVTMPLAETFWAKRFGMLVDKYGFNWMINVTKPM; from the coding sequence ATGGCAACACTAGAACCTTATCTCTCCTTTAATGGCAACTGTGCAGATGCTATGAGTTTCTACAAAAGTGCACTTGGCGGACAACTGATGATAATGCTGGTGAAAGATTCTCCTGCCAAAGACCAGATTCCGGAGGAATATCATAACCAGGTCATGCATGCCATTCTTAAAGGAAGTGGCTTTAACCTGATGGCCAGCGATAATATGAGTGCTGATAAGACGGTGACCGGTACAAATGTCAGTCTGACGTTTAATTTGGAAGATATTGAAGATGCAGAAACTATTTTTAAGAGTCTTTCTAATGGTGGTAAGGTTACCATGCCGCTGGCTGAAACATTCTGGGCAAAACGTTTTGGAATGTTGGTAGATAAATATGGTTTTAACTGGATGATCAATGTGACCAAGCCCATGTAA